A window of the Synechococcus sp. LTW-R genome harbors these coding sequences:
- a CDS encoding L,D-transpeptidase: protein MVELIASIVVDLSDQKLYVYNQQQELVRTVLVSSGKGATPTPMGVGQVYDKYRSVTMRGRGYVAPNVPWAMCITQNGMICMHGAPWQEQANEAFGVPRSHGCIRIPSPHARWLFENTPKGTPVSIQA from the coding sequence ATGGTGGAACTGATTGCCTCGATCGTGGTCGATCTCTCCGACCAGAAGCTCTACGTCTACAACCAACAACAAGAGCTCGTTCGCACGGTGCTGGTGAGCAGTGGCAAAGGCGCCACACCCACACCGATGGGAGTGGGCCAGGTCTACGACAAGTACCGGAGCGTGACCATGCGCGGCCGGGGCTATGTCGCCCCGAATGTGCCCTGGGCCATGTGCATCACCCAGAACGGAATGATCTGCATGCATGGGGCTCCTTGGCAGGAGCAGGCCAACGAAGCCTTTGGCGTGCCCCGCAGCCATGGCTGCATCCGCATTCCCAGCCCCCATGCCCGCTGGTTGTTTGAGAACACACCCAAAGGAACGCCCGTCAGCATCCAGGCCTGA